GATCCCCCAAAAGATTCCAAGCCCGACCTTACTATGTAAACTCTGCGCTAAATAATTGATAATGCTGCTCATCTCCTAGACATTCACCTTTTGGAAAGCCGTAGATATCAGTGACCACATCGACTATTGCGCCATAGATCTATCGGAAACTGAGCGGCTTCACGAGAATCCCGCTGTGCGGCTACTGAGAAGCCCACCCGGCGCCTTCACTCTTACCTTTCTGCACCGCGCGTTCAGAGAACATCACGCCATTTCCATTCCTGAGTCGCACCTACGCGCTCGCTTAGAGAATCTCCTTGAAGAAGCGCGTGCTCTTGATCCAGGCTCCTATCCGCAAACCGCATCCGATTACCTTGCAATTTGGTGCGGAGATGGGCAGCTTCTGCTGAAGAAACTGTACCGTGGACAAGCGGAAGAGCCAGTCTTTGAGCTCCAGTCGGGTGCGGAACGCGCAATGCAATCCTCCACCGTGACGACCGGCTGGCACAGGACTGGTTGATGATCGCGGAAAGTATCCGCGGTGCAATCGAAACCCGCTGTGTGGGCGAAGGTCCCACCGGTAGACGCTTTTTTGAAGGAGCAAGCGCCGATAGTTCTCTCATTCCAGGTCATGATGGAGAAGAGAGCGAGACGACCCTGATGCCATTCTATGGTTTCTGCGGTCCAGACGATCGCAGACTTCTCAATCACGCGGCATTGGCAATGACAACAGAAAATCCCTTCTACTCTTCTCCAGATCTCGATGCGATCTGGCGGTATAACCCTGACTTGCGCTTCGCTACATTCCCCGTCTGGACGACTGCCATCGCAGGCGCTGTGGACGAACTGCAACTTGCTGCTCACTGATTTGAACGGCTCAATCTAGTGGTGGCCCTCGCAATATGGAAGTAAAGATCAGTCTCGTCCCATGAGGGCCGATATTGCAAGAAAGTGCGGCTGGGGTGTTGCAGTCTATCTATGCCGTTTTGTGCATGACATTCTTGGTATTTCAGTGGGCGTCCCATCTAAATCAATTCATTTCGCCCCGTTCACTCCTTGGAATCGCTTTGTCTGGAAGAACGCGAAGACTGGACCTTCATGCTTTGACTTGAGTTTCGAGAAAAGTCGTAAGACGGTATCGACAACTGTGGCAAAATGAAAGGCCACACCTTACTCGGCAACCGTAGTCCTGATAGGGAGCTGCTCTCAGCGATCCGCGTGTGTCGAGAGCAGCCGCAAAACATCCTGCATCTAACGGTGCGGGGAAAGGCCCGCAATTCAAGTGCGGGCTCAGGCCGGTTTCAGGTCAATCTGTCCAGATCTCGGCCGAGGTCTCATAATCACTTTCAAAGAGAACAGCTCTGGACGATGCAACATTCTTCTATTTGTTGGATGCCCGCCGCCGCTATTCCCTTTAATGGGAATAGCGACAAAGTTCATGCCTCCCGAGAAAGTCCCGGAATTGCGAACAACTCAAGGCATTTAAATATTTAGTCACAGAAATGCGTTCCGGGGCCGCGAATCAACACTGACTCGTTCCATTCTCGACGGAGGTTCGCGGCCAATCCGAGAACCGGGCTGTCATTTCGTCGCCCGGGAGTTGCTCCTGCGCCGCCGAAAAAACAGCACTTCTTCAAACACTTGGAGCCTGAAGTTGTACCTCGACATGCATGGCAAGATCCAGGAGCGAAGAACAAAGTCGGAGTTCTGTGGACGAGTTTCCCTGGCCGCCCCTGGCTTCGCGGGTCGCCTTCTTGATCGACTCCAGAAGCAGCTTGTTCTGAGGGTCGCTCCCTCCAATTGGTGCTTCCGGATACCGTTCGATGGATTGAGCCGCGTTGAGAAGGATCTTTGAGGAGCGAAGCCTCACATCATCGACTAGTTCAGCATGCCGTGCATCGATCGTCCTGCTGAGTTGGAGCAGGCCAGTCTTCACGAGAAGATAGGCGCGTAACTGAGGAAGGAAGGATTCGACACAATAGTCCATAAAAGCGTCGGACTGGCTCTTTGGGAAGGACTCAAAGACCGAAAGGTCAGAAAGGGTACGAATCTTATCGAAGTTACGACTGATTCGATCGCACTCTGCCTGGAAGCGACGCGCCTGGTACCTCTGCTCAGCGCTGTTCGATTGATCCAGTCGCGCCACATCTCGGATCGCCATCAAGAGGATAGCCCGCATCGTTGTTGTAGCAGAGCGCGACCACAAGTGGTCGAAGATACCCCACATTGCAACAATCCCGAGAACAATCCCAAGGATTGCGTCGCGAGCCGGAAGCAGTGAGGTGTTCAAGGTGAAGCGGTTGAGATTCGTGAGGTCGTAGGCCAGCACAATCTGAAACCCAAGATAAGCCAGGCGCGGACTCGACGTAGCCGCCCATGCTCCGATCGCCATCACAAAGGCAAACAGGAGCGTGAACTCAGCAAGCGAATCGATCCGCGGCAGAATCAGCGTCTGGGCTCCAAAGCCGAGAATACAGGCACCGAGGATAAAGCCAGCGAATCGAAGCAATTGCTTATGCCTTGTTGCGCCTGTATTCGTGAGTGCCGTAAGGATGCAGGTTGTCACCGATCCCGAGAGAAACATCCATCCGACGCTTGTATAAAGGAGGTAGCAGGCCATCGCGCTCAGGGTTCCACGAATCGCAAACCTGAGATGATCCGGGTTGCTGAAGGCATCATCCTGAAAAATCTTCAGTTTCTGTTCCTCGCCGGGCTCGGACAAATGGTGGTGCTGTGGTGAGTAATTGCCGGAAAAGCTTTCTGCGATCAACTCAATATTTCTCTCAATTTCGGCGAGTACCGGATTCCCGTATCGATCCTCATCGGAAAGCTCTAGCCAGTCAGGCGCCTGCTCCTTTACAAGTCTAAGCCGGATCCCTGTGATATTTTGTGCGATCGAGTTGCAGCGAACAGTATCGGGAAGCGACAGCAGACGGACGGTTTCCCCAAGATTCACAGAGAGTTCTATCAGTTGTCCGGACAAGGCAATTACGGCTGCAAGCTGAGACTTGTAGGTGCTGTCGTAGCTCGAATGGACAAGCAGTTCTCGGAGATCTCCCGTGCCCTTCGTTGCATAGCGTTCTAACTGAATCCTAATTGGGGTGATGTTGGCATCGATGTCACCGCTTTGATTCAAGAGTTTTTCGGCCAGCACCAGGCGCTGTTGGATCCCATCGAGCACTGCGTCCGAAGAATGCGTCTGAGCGAAGAGTGTCTCGATGAGGGCTGAAATCACACATGCCATCAAAATGGAGAGGAGCGTATACAGGGTGAGCGTTACGCGGGTCGCAGGCGAAGCCCCCGTATCCCAGATGGTCATCGCCGAAGCCACCAAGACTCCGAGAGCCACGGCCGCGTCGTAGAGCTTCATCGCGCTGATGAGATAGAAGACGGCAAGAAGGTTCGCTATCAGCCAAAAAAAGTGCAGGAACGGCGAGCCCGCAAAGAGCATCGCTCCAAGGATGATCTCCGCTGCACCGAGCGTACAGGCTATTGACGTTCGTAACGCGGATCGCCGTGTTGCTCGCGGGCTGTCGCGTGAAAGCAGCAGTGGGTAGTAGGCGCCAAGCGCAGCGGCTGGTATGCGAAAAACCATCACCAGCACCATCACCGCGGTACAGGCGAGCACAATTCTAAAGATAAGCGAGAGCCTGCCGGGATACATGGCAAGCTCCGCACGGATTACACTCGCAGCGCGGCTGATCGTCGGAAATGCCTGAAGATTTCGAGCCATGGCGCTCCTTACCGGACGATGACAGTCGCCACCTGACCGACGCGCAGGACCGAAGGCGGTGGATTGAGGATGCGGATGCGCACTGGATAACGCGATGCAAGTCTTACCCAGTTCAGGGTGCGCTGCACATCAGGTAGACCAGAGGTTAGTTTTCCGATGACGTCGGGATCTGGTGTGACACCGTATCCGACGCTCTCGACCGAGCCACGGAGCTTCGTCTTCGAGTCGGACATCAGGTATACATCGACCGATTTCCCAGGCGTGATGTGGCTCAGTTGGGATTCACGAAAGTTGGCGAGCACCCACCATGTGCGGCTATCGATCAGCGTGAACACCTGCTGCCCCACCTTTGCGTACTGTCCTTCGGAGATGGTCAGGTTTGTGACCCGTGCATCGAATGGAGATACAACGCTGCACTGCTCGTAGTTGTATCGCGCCAGCCGAACTGCGGCAGCGCGGCTTTCCCGTTGCGCTACCAGCGGAGCAAGGACCAGGACTGAGTGCGCCGACTCGTTCACCTGTGCTTCACTCTGGGTCTTCTGTGCGACGGCCTGTTGCTTTTGGGCGCCTGCGGAGAGCAGCTTGGCCTTTGCCAGAGCAAGCTGCGATTCAGCTTGTTGCACTGCGGCAAGCTTTGCGTCTGCAAGCGTGCGTGCGCGATGGACGTCGTCGGTTGTGACAAAACCCTTGGCAAGCAAAGGTTCAATACGATGCAGGTTGCCCGAAGCGTACTCCGAATCAGCCTGGGCTTGTTTGATGGCCGCTTCGGCCGCAGAGATCGTGGCTTCACTCACTTTTATCTCGTCGTCGGCCCGAACCTCATTCGCTAAAGCCGCCTGTCTTCCGGCAGAGGAAACCTCGACGTGGCTCACCTGCGAAGAGATCTGTCGTGATTCATTTTCAATGAGTCCCTCAAGTTGTTCCTGCGCGGCAAGCGCGCTCTGGAGAGCATAGAGGTATGGGCGGTCATCGATCTTATAGAGAAGTGTGCCCTTCTTCACAAAGTCGTTGTCATGCACAGGCAACTCTGCGACGGGCCCCTCAACCAGGGGCGCTATGCCGATAGAGTTAGCCGCCACTTCGGCATCGTCCGTTCTTGGATAGGCAGTTACGCTACGTATGACCATAGCTCCTGATATCAACGCGCCCAAGATGATGCCTGCGCTGATGAGGTTTCCACGATTCGTTCGTTTCGAGTGTTCGTCGGTTTCGTTCAAGGGACTCAAGACCTCATTAGTTGAAGAAGATGATCCAGAGCGTGCAACTCAGGAAGCTGATGAGACAGGTGTAAACGATAGGCAGCGGCCAGAGTTCAAGCACCAATTTTGTTTTGGTGAACACTGCATGGATCACCGTCGTTAGCGCCGTCGCAACGGCGAAGCAAATAATCCAAGCAGGAAAATATGAACCGAGGAGGTTGAAGGTGGGTGAATAGGAACAGCCTCCCAAAGACAGCACAGCAAGGGTTGTGAGAACCAGAGTGGCGCACCTTCCATGCCGCTGCCTAAGATTTAGATGATGCGGCTTTAGGGTGATGATCTTCATGGGGTTTTGCCTTTCGATTACCGTTCGAGCAGATCGCCGGTCCTGAACGCTAGGCTGGTGAACGTTTGTAAGACGCGCGTGCGGGCTGTAACATCGAGAGCCCTGGCCCGTGCAAGATCGCGTTCTGCATTCAAAACATCAAGCAGGTTGCGCACGCCGTCCTTATACGACTCAACTGCCGCCGAATGGGATTCGGCAGCGGCCGTGAGTAACGATGCAGCAGCCTTCCGCTGCTCTAGCGAGGTGACAGCGTCCTCATAGCTTGCCCATACGCGATCGGCGATCTGATCTTCCCTTTCATGCACAGCGTTCTTCGCCGCTGCTTCCTCCGCTTTTGCCTGCCAGATACGATTCTCACGACGCAGGCCGTCGAAGATGGTCCATTTCAGCGAAAGACCTGCCTCATAGGTTCGAGTTTGCGCATAGGTTCCTGGAAAGGGATCCTGCTGTCCCCACGCACGAATCCAGCCTCCCTCGCCCTCAAAACTAAGCGTCGGGAAATAAGCAGCGTTGTCGTGAGCGACCTCGGCTTGGGCGGCCTTGACCCTTGCCCTATCGGCCAGCAGATCCGGGCGCTGTTGGTACGCGCTTGCAATCGCATCCTCTACGGACTGATCCAGACTATCGGGAATGTGAAGGTCATCCAACCCCTGGACCTTGAAAGAGTGAACGGGCTGGGCAGTGATGACTGTTGCCAAGTCTCCGAAGGCGGTCTTCTCCGCGCCAATCGCGCTTTGAAGATCGTAATTTGCCTTCTCTTTTTCCGCACGAGCTTCGAGAAGGTCTGGCAGCGTCGCAAGGCCGTTGTTACGTCTCTCCTGCGCTGCGTCATCGAGAGCCTTCGCATCGCTGAAATTCACTTCCGCTGCTACCCGCAACCCGCTGGCGTTGAGAAGAGCGTAGTACGCCTGGCTCACCTGTTGAATCAGTTGGAGGTGAGCGTCATTGAAGCTCAGATTCGCTGCGACCAGTTTTGCCTGCGCTGCAGTGATTTCAGACCGACGCGCTCCGAAGTCGACCAGCGTGTAGTCGAGATGGACAGCCGTGGCAAAGAGACCAATATCCTGCACTACGAAGCTGTTGTAGAGGAGCGGCGGGTTGTTGAAGTTCTTGGCTGTGGCGAACGCAAGCAGCGTGGGATACAAGTCACTTTTAGCGATTCCTACCGCGGCCGCACTGGCCCTGGCATGATTCCATGCCTCCTTGGTCGCTGGGTTCTTCGATTCGGCAATGTCGATCAACTGGCCGAGTGTGTAAGTCTCGGTTGCGTCCAACTCCGCCTCTCCATGTGTAACGACGGGGACGTACTTCTTCATGACCGCCGTAGACGGTTGCCAAGGTGCATCCGGAACACTCGGGGCGCGCTGACCCCACGTTCGGGGACCGACAGAACCAAGAGAGCACAAGATAAGCAGAGACCATGTCCGACTTGACTTGGGTATGTTTCCAGCAACAGACATCACAAGCACCAGCTTCCCATGAAGCCTGCTGGAGGGCCTTGCGTGAAAGTGCGGCCTGCGACGTGTGATTGCCAATTTGTATCCTGATAACTCGACATGAACTAAGATTCCTTACCGTCCGATCGCCACGGTTAGTGGCACGGTTACCAAGAGCGCAATCGTCGAGAGAAGCAAAATCGACGCTGTCTCGGCTTCGAGGGCCTTGTATTTTGCAGCAAACAGCACCACGGCTGTTGCCATTGGGAAGCTGGTGCAAACAAGGGCCTCGCGAGCAAAAGGACCGCTTACGTGCAGCAGTTGAAAGAGCACGAATAGAACCACAGTCTGGATCGTTATGCGGCCCAGGGTCCCGAGAAGCACCGTCTTCGACAGATGGAAGGTATGCGCAGCAAGTGTCAAGCCTACAGTAAAGACGGCAACCCCGGAGGTTGCCGAGCCTATCATCTCGAAAGAGCTGGCGACTGCCACTGGAATGTGGAAGCCGATGAGCACAACCAGGATTCCAAGTACCGGCGCCCATAGCAAGGTAGATTTGAGTCCGGCTTTGAGTCCTCCGATCACAGGAGAGGGTTGAGGCGTTGCCCCCGGAGCAGCCTCAATTGTCTTCGCGCCGTTCACCTCCAGAAAGATGATCGCCATCGGCATCACAAGATTGATCGCCAGAGCGACGAGACCGACGGTTCCTGCGCTGGTATCTCCCATGAGCGGCTGGAGGACCGCGATCCCGAAAACGGGGGTTGCGGAGCTGGATAGCATCAAAGCGCAGATAATAGCGCCTGCGCCCTTCAGGGACTCAATGCGCTGTAGGACGAGCAGCGCAACAAGGAAGAGCCCAACATGGGCCAGCAATAAGGCAAGTACAAGCCTTCCCTGTTGTAGCAGAAGGTCTCTCCGGATATCCGTCATGCTGACGAACAGAGCAGCGGGCAAGGCAAACCCCAGCGCCAGCTTGCTGAATCCGGCCGCTTGAATGGCATCAAAGGTGTGGCGCTTCCCCGCGGCGTATCCAAGGGCGAGAACGAAGAATACGGGGAGCAGCGCTACAACCAATCCGGCGATATTCATCAGGAACCTTCCTTATGGCTGCAACATCTTCAGCATTTTGAAGTGCGACGCTCTACTTCAGAGCCAACTTGCGTTGTCAGAATTCGATTTTGGTGCGAAACCCAAGGACCACCGCACGTTGAACCCCACCGCCCACGTTCGCGTAGTACTGAATCACAGGTTGCACAAGCATCATAGGGAGCACATCGAGAAGACTGTTGAACTCGACGCCATGCTCGGGCTTCCACGCAGGCATGCCTGTGGCAACGAAGTTGGAACTCTGGCTGGTTCGGACATAACCCAGCGACATCGTGTTGTGAAAAGGGACAGGCAACGGCTCGTTGAAGCGAAGACCAGCGGTCAACTGCCGGTTGACGTGGTTCACATCAGCAGGACTCCAATCGTAAGAGACCGTTCCGTCCAGTCCTCTCGCCTCGTGTGGGTCTATGCGCCAGAGGGCCTGATTCGCCATCCAATAGAGAAGGTAGTTACCCGAACGTTGCGTAGGACTCGTGGGGTTGGTGAACTTGCCGGGATTGTATGAGGCCCCAAACCGGTAGAGCCCGGAGTATCCCTTCCGACCCTCGACGCTGTCGAATGCTCGCACGGTGGTTGCCTTCTTGCCTGGGCTGAAGCCGATCTCCGAGACGCTCATCGGCGCGCCGCGAAACTGGGGAACCAGGCCAGTCGGGTTGTGTACGTACTGGTAGCGGTCGGCTGCCAGCACCATAGACTTCACATAGAAATGCTTAATTGGAACGACGCGAAGCTCCATCGCTGGCGTCGAAGGCGGATCGAAGCTCTCGAAGGTCGTCGATAGATTGCCGAGTGCATACCCCATCGGCTCGAAGATGAAAGACGCGGCATAGTGTTGCTCTCCGTAGAAGTCCTGCCCGGCAAACTGCCCGACGCGTATTGCCATGCGCTCGTGTCTGATCCGCTTCTCCAGCCACCACGAGTCAAGGCGGAAGGTATTTCCGCTGGACATGCCGCTCGGACTGGCCAGTGTGCCCAGATAATTGCTGAGAATTGCTCCGCCCTGCCAGAGCGCGGTCGCATGGAAGTACAGTCCGTCCTGATGAATCAAAGAACCAAAGTTAATATCGACGGTTCCGCGAACTCGATCGAACGCAGCGAGCCGTTCCTTCTGCACGCTCTTGATATTCCACAGAAAATCGCTAATGTATTGAAGGTCGAAGTTGACGCCTTTCTCTTCCAGACGGCTCCGCTCGCCTCCCCAATCTCCGAAGAGATGACCATGAGGGCCTTGTCCGATCTCATGGCTGTCGGGTCCGCCCAGAGTCTCCTCCTTCGAGGTCTGGCAGCTCGCGGTGGCGATGGTCCCAAAGAGTGCCATCGCAAAGAGAGTCAAAGCATACGTATTTCGCATGGTCATGAATGTTCCATACTCAGAAGGGGATCGCGATACCAGTAGACATGTAATGCAGGCAACAGTGGTCGGGGGACGATGAGGATTACATCCTCATCGTCCGGACCAGAATGAGAAGGATTAGGCGGTAGGAAACACCATCTTCTTCGGATCGACGACTTCGTCGAAGGTCTTCTCGTCGATCCAGCCGGTTGCCAGAGCCGCCTGCTTGAGAGTTGTCTCTTCGTCGAGAGCTTTGTGCGCGATCTTCGATGCCTTGTCGTAGCCGATAACAGGACTGAGCGCGGTCACAAGCATCAGCGAGTTCTGCACGAAGTATGCAATGCGCTTTTCATTCAGAGTCGTTCCTTCGACCGAAAAGATCCTAAACTTCTCGCAGCCGTCTGCCAGAATACGCGCCGAATGAAGGAAGTTATTGATGATAATGGGGCGCATCGCATTCAACTCGAAGTTGCCTTGCGAACCCGCGAATGCCACGGCAGAGTCATCGCCTATGACCTGGATACAGATCATGACCATGGCCTCGCACTGGGTCGGGTTCACTTTGCCGGGCATGATGGAAGATCCGGGCTCGTTCGCAGGGAGGATCAGTTCACCAAGCCCGCAACGTGGGCCAGAGGCGAGCCAGCGCATATCGTTGGCAATCTTCATGAGTGCAACAGCAAGCGAGCGAAGCGCAGAGTGTGCGTTGACCATGGCGTCAAGCGAACCCTGTGCCGCAAACTTATTAGGGGCGGTGATGAAGGGCAACCCTGTCAGCTCTGCGATCTTCGCCGCGATCTCTTCCGCAAAATGAGGAGGAGCATTCAGTCCGGTGCCAACCGCCGTTCCGCCCGCCGCCAGCTCGTAGATTCCACCGAGTGAGTTATCGATCAGACGAATGGCGTCGCGAAGCTGAACAGCATAGCCCGACCACTCCTGACCCACCGTGAGAGGCACAGCGTCTTCCAGATGAGTGCGGCCGATCTTGACGACGTGATACCACTGCTTCGCCTTCTCCTCGATCGCTGCGGCGAGGGCTTCCACCCTCGGTAGCAGATACTTTTTTACTTCAAGAGCGCTGGCGATGTGCATCGCCGTCGGGAAGGTATCGTTCGACGACTGCGCCATATTGACATGGTCGTTGGGATGGATCGGAGCCTTGCTTCCCAACTCCCCACCAAGCAGCTGGATTGCGCGGTTGGAGATAACCTCGTTGACATTCATGTTCGACTGCGTGCCAGAGCCGGTCTGCCACACATAGAGAGGAAACTCGCTATCCAGCTTTCCAGCGATGATCTCGTCAGCGACGTACGAGATAGCATCAGCTCTCCACGGCTCCAGACGTCCGGCCGCCGAGTTCACTAGGGCGGCGGCCTTTTTGACGTAGCCGTAGGCATGGTAGACCTGCTTCGGCATGTGGTCATCACCGATGGCGAAGTGGATCAGGGAGCGCTGCGTCTGCGCGCCCCAGTAATGATTCGCAGGAACTTCGATCTCGCCCATAGAATCGGATTCTTTGCGGTTGCCTGTTGCCTCGATGCCGATTGGAATCTGCTTTAACTCTTCCTGTGTAGACATGAATCACCCTTCTCTTTCAGGTTATGTATAGCGGCTTCTCTTGCGGTGTGATCTCAACCGGTTTTAGCAGAGTTGAGAGAGATCAAAGCACTCAGTCTTTCTGACGCTCGTATGGAAGATAGATCGGCTCCCAAATGTATGCCAGGAGCTCTTGTTCGAAGGCTTTCTCATCTGCCACTCCGGCGATGCCCTCAGAGATCGCCTGTTTTCCAACTGCCTCCGCGACCAGCAAACTCACTTTGCGGGAATCGGAGAGAGAAGGTAGGAGGTCAGCAGTTTTGTCTTTCTGAGTAGGAGACTGCGCCGCAAGGGCCTTCGCGGAAGCCATGATCATCGCGTCCGAGACGCGCTTGGCCTTCGACGCGAGAATGCCCAGCGCCAGCCCCGGGAAGATGTATGAGTTGTTGGTCTGCGCGAAATGAACGCTCCGTCCGTTCAGTTTGACGGGAGGAAAAGGGCTTCCCGTGCCGATCAGTGCTCGGCCATCCGTCCACTTGAGCAAGTCTTCTGGGACAGCTTCAGCGCGAGATGTTGGATTCGACAATGGGAAGATCACTGGACGATCCGCGTGACGGGCCAACTCGCGCACGATTTCTTCCGTAAACGTACCCGCCTGCCCTGAGACACCGATAAGAACGGTCAGCCCTGCATTGCGGGCGACATCTTCGAGTGAAACCTCTCCGGGTTTTGAAAGAGTCCAGTTTGCCAACTCTGCCTTGGTCCTCGCGTATGGCTCCTGGTCAGGGCGAAGGTCTTTCCCGCCTTCCACAATCAGACCGTAACGGTCGACCCCATAGAATCGCTTACGCGCTTCTGATTCGCTCAGGCCGTCCTCTTTGATCGCGGTCAATAGTAGATCCGCGATACCGATACCTGCGGTGCCAAAGCCGAAGATACCAATTTTTTGCTCTTTCAACGGTATGCCGGTTGCCGTGACCGCTGCGAGGATAGTCGCTGTCGTTACCGCAGCGGTTCCCTGGATGTCGTCATTGAAGGTGCAAAGCTGATCTCGGTAACGATCCAGAAGACGGCTGGCATTCGAGCCGGCAAAGTCCTCCCATTGCAGCAGAATATGAGGCCAACGGCGCTTTACCGCAGAGACAAACGCCTCGACGAAATCATCATATTCCTGCCCTCGTACCCTCTTGTGATTCCAGCCGATGTAGATTGGATCGTTAAGACGCTCCTCGTTGTCGGTTCCGACGTCGAGCAACACAGGCAGACAGTGCTCCGGCGGAATTCCCGCGAGAGCTGTATACAAAGCCATCTTTCCGATTGGGATCCCCATGCCCCCGGCTCCCTGATCTCCAAGCCCAAGGATGCGTTCGCCGTCGCTCACCACAATGCAGCGCACGTTATCGTAACGTGGGTCAGAGAGCATCTGATCGATGCGGTCCTTGTTCGGGTAGCTGATAAAAAGGCCGCGTGGCTTACGCCATATCTCACTAAAGCGCTGACAGCCTTCCCCGACCGAAGGGGTATACACAACGGGCAGAAACTTCTCGACATTATGCGTAATGAGTGAATAAAACAGGGTTTCGTTCGAGTCCTGCAGTTCCCTCATGAAACTATATCTTCCAAAACTCGTCGTCTGATCATCGAAAGCCTTCATCCGGCGCTCTCGCTGGTTCTCCAGGGTCCCAACATGCGGTGGCAGCAACCCGTGGAGGACGAATGTGTCCCTCTCCCCGTCCGTAAATGCAGTTCCTTTATTCAACCTCGGATTATTTAAGAGATCGTAACCGCTGAGGCTGGTCTTCACTGTACCGGCCTGATTGACGTTCTGCGCTTCGGATGGTGCGATCATTCAATCTTCCTTCTTTCATCGTTGTGAGCTGACATCAAGTAAGTGGATGAAGCCAAATTCCGAATAGGAGTCGAATGTGGCCTTTGGCCCTAGACCGGCTCCGTGAAAGCTTACGAGCCTACGCCGAATTCACACACGCCTTCCCGGTCCATCCCCCCTCGTCCTAGACGGCGGATTATTTTGGTGAAAAGAACATGATTCAATCCCAATTCCATACGAGTGCCGAACCGTGAATGCCGCGCGCTCAAATCCTGTTAACTCCTTGCATCCGTTGTCGCAAGTCCATTTCGTAACCGACAGTGTAGCCGTACAAACCAGGGCTGCCAATTATCACTTTGTATAGGTCGAGAGACCGGCAGCGATTGCTGCGAATTGTGCCGTCTACGTGATAATGTCAGCCAGGTTATGTTGGAAAGATACGCTTATTCGCGCAAAACGCCTTGGCTCACATTGGCGATCACGACAGTAATGGTCGGCATCGCGGCAGGCATCGGTGGGATGGCGCTCGGTTTGTTGCTGCGCTTCGTGCAACATGTTACCTATGGTTACAGTCTGCACGCGATCATCGGCGACGAAAGCTTCCTCCAGGGAGTCAGTGCCTCTTCACCTCTGCAGAGAGTCGCGGCGCTGTTTGTCTGTGGAATTGTGGCTGGAGTCGGGTGGTGGGCAGTCTATCGCTTCGGAAGTCCTCTGATTTCTATAAGCAAAGCTG
This is a stretch of genomic DNA from Granulicella sp. WH15. It encodes these proteins:
- a CDS encoding FUSC family protein, giving the protein MARNLQAFPTISRAASVIRAELAMYPGRLSLIFRIVLACTAVMVLVMVFRIPAAALGAYYPLLLSRDSPRATRRSALRTSIACTLGAAEIILGAMLFAGSPFLHFFWLIANLLAVFYLISAMKLYDAAVALGVLVASAMTIWDTGASPATRVTLTLYTLLSILMACVISALIETLFAQTHSSDAVLDGIQQRLVLAEKLLNQSGDIDANITPIRIQLERYATKGTGDLRELLVHSSYDSTYKSQLAAVIALSGQLIELSVNLGETVRLLSLPDTVRCNSIAQNITGIRLRLVKEQAPDWLELSDEDRYGNPVLAEIERNIELIAESFSGNYSPQHHHLSEPGEEQKLKIFQDDAFSNPDHLRFAIRGTLSAMACYLLYTSVGWMFLSGSVTTCILTALTNTGATRHKQLLRFAGFILGACILGFGAQTLILPRIDSLAEFTLLFAFVMAIGAWAATSSPRLAYLGFQIVLAYDLTNLNRFTLNTSLLPARDAILGIVLGIVAMWGIFDHLWSRSATTTMRAILLMAIRDVARLDQSNSAEQRYQARRFQAECDRISRNFDKIRTLSDLSVFESFPKSQSDAFMDYCVESFLPQLRAYLLVKTGLLQLSRTIDARHAELVDDVRLRSSKILLNAAQSIERYPEAPIGGSDPQNKLLLESIKKATREARGGQGNSSTELRLCSSLLDLAMHVEVQLQAPSV
- a CDS encoding TolC family protein; this translates as MKKYVPVVTHGEAELDATETYTLGQLIDIAESKNPATKEAWNHARASAAAVGIAKSDLYPTLLAFATAKNFNNPPLLYNSFVVQDIGLFATAVHLDYTLVDFGARRSEITAAQAKLVAANLSFNDAHLQLIQQVSQAYYALLNASGLRVAAEVNFSDAKALDDAAQERRNNGLATLPDLLEARAEKEKANYDLQSAIGAEKTAFGDLATVITAQPVHSFKVQGLDDLHIPDSLDQSVEDAIASAYQQRPDLLADRARVKAAQAEVAHDNAAYFPTLSFEGEGGWIRAWGQQDPFPGTYAQTRTYEAGLSLKWTIFDGLRRENRIWQAKAEEAAAKNAVHEREDQIADRVWASYEDAVTSLEQRKAAASLLTAAAESHSAAVESYKDGVRNLLDVLNAERDLARARALDVTARTRVLQTFTSLAFRTGDLLER
- a CDS encoding HlyD family efflux transporter periplasmic adaptor subunit, which produces MNETDEHSKRTNRGNLISAGIILGALISGAMVIRSVTAYPRTDDAEVAANSIGIAPLVEGPVAELPVHDNDFVKKGTLLYKIDDRPYLYALQSALAAQEQLEGLIENESRQISSQVSHVEVSSAGRQAALANEVRADDEIKVSEATISAAEAAIKQAQADSEYASGNLHRIEPLLAKGFVTTDDVHRARTLADAKLAAVQQAESQLALAKAKLLSAGAQKQQAVAQKTQSEAQVNESAHSVLVLAPLVAQRESRAAAVRLARYNYEQCSVVSPFDARVTNLTISEGQYAKVGQQVFTLIDSRTWWVLANFRESQLSHITPGKSVDVYLMSDSKTKLRGSVESVGYGVTPDPDVIGKLTSGLPDVQRTLNWVRLASRYPVRIRILNPPPSVLRVGQVATVIVR
- a CDS encoding YtcA family lipoprotein — its product is MKIITLKPHHLNLRQRHGRCATLVLTTLAVLSLGGCSYSPTFNLLGSYFPAWIICFAVATALTTVIHAVFTKTKLVLELWPLPIVYTCLISFLSCTLWIIFFN
- a CDS encoding AEC family transporter, which gives rise to MNIAGLVVALLPVFFVLALGYAAGKRHTFDAIQAAGFSKLALGFALPAALFVSMTDIRRDLLLQQGRLVLALLLAHVGLFLVALLVLQRIESLKGAGAIICALMLSSSATPVFGIAVLQPLMGDTSAGTVGLVALAINLVMPMAIIFLEVNGAKTIEAAPGATPQPSPVIGGLKAGLKSTLLWAPVLGILVVLIGFHIPVAVASSFEMIGSATSGVAVFTVGLTLAAHTFHLSKTVLLGTLGRITIQTVVLFVLFQLLHVSGPFAREALVCTSFPMATAVVLFAAKYKALEAETASILLLSTIALLVTVPLTVAIGR
- a CDS encoding carbohydrate porin — translated: MTMRNTYALTLFAMALFGTIATASCQTSKEETLGGPDSHEIGQGPHGHLFGDWGGERSRLEEKGVNFDLQYISDFLWNIKSVQKERLAAFDRVRGTVDINFGSLIHQDGLYFHATALWQGGAILSNYLGTLASPSGMSSGNTFRLDSWWLEKRIRHERMAIRVGQFAGQDFYGEQHYAASFIFEPMGYALGNLSTTFESFDPPSTPAMELRVVPIKHFYVKSMVLAADRYQYVHNPTGLVPQFRGAPMSVSEIGFSPGKKATTVRAFDSVEGRKGYSGLYRFGASYNPGKFTNPTSPTQRSGNYLLYWMANQALWRIDPHEARGLDGTVSYDWSPADVNHVNRQLTAGLRFNEPLPVPFHNTMSLGYVRTSQSSNFVATGMPAWKPEHGVEFNSLLDVLPMMLVQPVIQYYANVGGGVQRAVVLGFRTKIEF